From Candidatus Tisiphia endosymbiont of Melanophora roralis, a single genomic window includes:
- a CDS encoding NAD(P)H-dependent glycerol-3-phosphate dehydrogenase, whose translation MKKFKNIAVYGGGSWGTALACQVARCYDAAPIFLRDNNIVEEIKNSKTNSKYLGSDVTLPSNIVPCSELAAILDQEVIIIAVPSFAFHDTLNILKDTGISKDVALLVATKGFSRDPTELLSDKVKKILPNNPLAFIAGPNLAKEVAQNLLSSVTIASVDIDLARRLAISLISQQFKVTITDYVVAMQVASAVKNIVAIKSGWYEAKGYGQNAKAGLITGGLQEIKILSEAIDGELEDSSILYAPGVLGDLVLTCYSKESRNSRFGYELGKHSDVNKFLNENLYLVEGRESAKLVLDLIRKYDLTLPIISSVIKELKLV comes from the coding sequence ATGAAAAAATTTAAAAATATTGCTGTTTATGGTGGCGGTAGTTGGGGAACTGCACTAGCCTGTCAGGTGGCAAGGTGCTATGATGCTGCTCCCATATTTTTACGTGATAATAATATTGTTGAAGAAATAAAAAATAGTAAAACCAATAGCAAATATTTGGGTAGTGATGTTACATTACCAAGTAATATAGTGCCTTGTAGTGAGTTGGCAGCTATTTTAGATCAAGAAGTAATAATTATTGCTGTACCATCTTTTGCTTTTCATGATACTCTGAATATATTAAAAGATACTGGGATATCTAAGGATGTGGCGTTATTAGTTGCAACTAAGGGCTTTTCTAGAGATCCTACAGAACTACTATCCGATAAAGTAAAAAAGATATTACCAAATAATCCGTTGGCGTTTATCGCTGGACCTAACCTAGCTAAAGAAGTTGCCCAAAATTTATTAAGTTCGGTAACTATTGCTTCTGTAGACATTGACCTTGCAAGAAGATTGGCAATTAGTTTAATATCACAACAATTTAAGGTTACTATAACTGACTATGTGGTAGCAATGCAAGTGGCATCTGCTGTTAAAAATATTGTAGCGATAAAAAGTGGGTGGTATGAGGCAAAAGGTTATGGACAGAATGCTAAAGCAGGTCTGATAACGGGGGGGCTTCAAGAAATAAAAATTTTATCTGAGGCCATTGACGGAGAATTAGAGGATAGCTCTATTTTATATGCTCCAGGTGTATTAGGGGATTTGGTGCTAACTTGTTACTCTAAAGAATCACGAAATAGTAGATTTGGTTATGAATTAGGGAAGCATTCAGATGTTAATAAATTTTTAAATGAAAATTTATACTTAGTGGAGGGTCGAGAATCTGCTAAACTGGTATTGGATCTCATAAGAAAATATGATCTAACATTACCGATTATTTCATCAGTAATTAAAGAACTGAAATTAGTATGA